A single window of Methylacidimicrobium sp. AP8 DNA harbors:
- the sucC gene encoding ADP-forming succinate--CoA ligase subunit beta, with product MNVYEYQARDLLARYGLPIPAGAVASSPQQARDIAERLTGRPLVVKAQILAGGRGRGRFVSGFAGGVRLCKNPAEVESVAQAMLGGVLVTAQTGPEGRPVNKLLVAEAPRISRELYLAILIDREHRCPLLIGSSRGGVDIEEVAQKEPDAIQRLRIDFLSGLWPYQARELAGRMGLHGSLRNQVVDVAVRLYRFFCDCDASLVEINPLAIVENERIAVIDAKVGFDENALFRHPEIASYQDEVLEDPREAAAAKARLNYVGLSGNIGCLVNGAGLAMATMDILHRYGGEPANFLDVGGGADLERVTRAFDILLGDPKVRSVFVHIFGGILRCDLIARGMVEAISRLQPKVPIIVRLQGTNFEEGKEILEQSGLPIRTSDDLAEAARKAVEAAREAG from the coding sequence ATGAACGTCTACGAGTATCAAGCGAGGGATCTCCTTGCTCGTTATGGCTTACCGATTCCCGCCGGCGCGGTCGCATCGAGTCCCCAGCAAGCCCGCGATATTGCGGAGCGGTTGACCGGTCGACCCTTGGTTGTCAAAGCGCAGATTCTGGCCGGGGGAAGGGGGAGGGGACGCTTTGTAAGCGGTTTTGCCGGAGGAGTCCGCCTTTGCAAGAATCCCGCGGAAGTGGAATCGGTTGCGCAGGCGATGCTCGGGGGAGTCTTGGTCACCGCCCAGACCGGGCCGGAGGGCCGACCGGTGAACAAGCTGCTGGTTGCCGAGGCGCCGCGGATCAGCCGAGAGCTTTACCTGGCGATTCTCATCGACCGCGAACACCGTTGCCCTCTGCTGATCGGGAGTTCTCGAGGAGGGGTGGACATTGAAGAGGTTGCGCAAAAGGAGCCCGATGCCATTCAACGGCTACGGATCGACTTCCTATCTGGGCTCTGGCCCTATCAGGCGCGCGAGCTCGCCGGGCGGATGGGCTTGCATGGCTCCCTGCGGAATCAGGTGGTGGATGTGGCGGTTCGGCTCTACCGGTTCTTTTGCGATTGCGACGCGAGCCTGGTCGAAATTAATCCGCTTGCCATCGTCGAGAACGAAAGGATCGCCGTGATCGACGCAAAGGTCGGATTCGATGAGAACGCTCTCTTTCGCCATCCGGAAATCGCCTCTTACCAGGACGAGGTCCTCGAAGACCCGCGAGAGGCGGCGGCCGCGAAAGCCAGACTCAATTATGTCGGTCTCTCCGGAAATATCGGCTGTCTGGTCAACGGGGCCGGCCTTGCGATGGCCACGATGGATATACTCCACCGTTACGGCGGAGAACCGGCCAACTTCCTGGATGTCGGTGGGGGTGCCGACTTGGAGCGGGTTACCCGGGCGTTCGACATCCTGCTAGGGGACCCCAAGGTGCGGTCGGTTTTTGTTCACATCTTCGGCGGCATCCTCCGTTGCGACCTGATCGCGCGCGGCATGGTGGAGGCGATTTCCCGTCTGCAACCCAAGGTGCCGATCATCGTTCGACTCCAGGGCACGAATTTCGAAGAGGGCAAGGAGATCCTGGAGCAGTCGGGACTACCCATCCGGACCTCCGACGATCTGGCCGAGGCGGCCCGAAAAGCGGTAGAGGCGGCCAGGGAGGCCGGGTAG
- the sucD gene encoding succinate--CoA ligase subunit alpha yields the protein MSILADRSSRVVVQGITGKAGSFHARACLDYGTKIVAGVTPGRGGQKFDGRVPIFDSVAEAKEATGCNASLIFVPAAAAPDALVEAAASDIELIVCITEGIPTLDMVRVLACLERRNTRLIGPNCPGVITPGECKIGIMPGYIHKPGPVGIVSRSGTLTYEAVWQLSQKGIGQSSCVGIGGDPVHGLSLRSVVEMFDADPATEAILIIGEIGGVEEQEAAAFWKTSSRKPIAAFLAGATAPPGRRMGHAGAVITGAAGTVKAKIEAFEAAGIPVILSPAEIGSGMARAMR from the coding sequence ATGTCGATCCTCGCCGACCGTTCCTCTCGGGTCGTGGTGCAGGGCATCACCGGGAAGGCGGGATCTTTTCATGCGCGAGCCTGTCTCGATTACGGGACGAAGATCGTGGCAGGGGTGACGCCCGGACGTGGGGGGCAGAAGTTCGATGGGCGGGTGCCCATCTTCGATTCGGTGGCCGAAGCAAAGGAAGCCACAGGGTGCAATGCGAGCTTGATCTTCGTTCCTGCGGCCGCCGCCCCCGATGCCCTCGTTGAGGCCGCCGCTTCCGACATCGAATTGATCGTTTGCATCACCGAGGGGATTCCGACTCTCGATATGGTGCGGGTCCTGGCCTGCTTGGAACGAAGGAACACGCGCCTGATCGGCCCCAACTGCCCGGGGGTGATCACACCGGGTGAGTGCAAAATCGGAATCATGCCGGGGTATATTCACAAACCGGGGCCAGTCGGTATCGTCTCCCGCAGCGGGACACTCACCTACGAGGCGGTCTGGCAGCTCTCGCAGAAAGGCATCGGCCAGAGCAGTTGCGTGGGAATCGGGGGTGATCCCGTCCATGGGCTCAGCCTCAGGAGCGTCGTCGAGATGTTCGATGCGGATCCGGCGACGGAGGCGATCTTGATCATCGGGGAGATCGGAGGGGTCGAGGAACAGGAAGCCGCCGCCTTTTGGAAGACTTCTTCCCGTAAGCCGATCGCGGCTTTCCTAGCCGGCGCCACGGCACCACCCGGGAGGCGCATGGGGCATGCGGGGGCGGTCATTACGGGGGCCGCCGGCACGGTGAAGGCGAAAATCGAAGCCTTCGAAGCGGCAGGGATTCCCGTTATCCTTTCTCCCGCCGAGATCGGAAGCGGAATGGCCAGAGCCATGCGGTGA